In Chrysiogenia bacterium, a single genomic region encodes these proteins:
- a CDS encoding efflux RND transporter periplasmic adaptor subunit produces the protein MSAETDPKDDIEAKARRLDPELEKDLKILGLGPGGQRAPRPKKRRVSSWMVLLALAVLVGGALWVRKKLEPPKVTLTPVSLREVGLPEVSLTAAGYLVAKRQITVSSKAQGRLIEMAVEENQQVKEGDLIGRIENDEQEAQLRLAEAQLAQARADWERARDLARQNITSEADAEKLRTQYEVARAQRDLAKLSYDNTFIRAPISGTVIEKLRDVGEFLTIGVSATGDPGTAIATLADLSEMRVELEISETEISKIKMGGVALVTPEAMPELRYLADVVEIGAMADRDKSIIPVEVRLRAPDAALKPDMTAKVSFLVSEPEGEIRLAPVVPKSAVRGGAVFVVEDGRAVAKALKLAPTGEYFEVLSGIEEGALIIKEPPADLSAGARVSVGEK, from the coding sequence ATGAGCGCTGAGACAGATCCCAAAGACGACATCGAGGCAAAGGCGCGGCGCCTTGATCCCGAGCTCGAAAAGGATCTCAAGATCCTGGGGCTGGGCCCGGGCGGCCAGCGCGCGCCGCGTCCGAAGAAGCGGCGCGTGAGCTCGTGGATGGTGCTGCTGGCGCTTGCCGTGCTGGTGGGCGGCGCGCTGTGGGTGCGCAAGAAGCTCGAACCGCCGAAGGTCACGCTCACGCCGGTGAGCCTGCGCGAGGTGGGCCTTCCCGAGGTGAGCCTCACCGCCGCCGGGTATCTGGTGGCCAAACGCCAGATCACGGTGAGCAGCAAGGCGCAGGGGCGCCTCATCGAAATGGCGGTGGAGGAAAACCAGCAGGTCAAAGAGGGTGACCTCATCGGTCGCATCGAAAACGACGAGCAGGAAGCGCAACTCCGCCTGGCCGAGGCGCAGCTCGCGCAGGCCCGCGCCGATTGGGAACGCGCCCGCGACCTGGCACGCCAGAATATCACTTCGGAGGCCGACGCTGAGAAACTGCGCACACAGTATGAAGTCGCCAGGGCCCAACGCGACCTGGCAAAACTCTCCTACGACAACACCTTCATCCGTGCGCCGATCAGCGGCACGGTCATCGAGAAGCTGCGCGACGTGGGCGAGTTTCTCACCATCGGCGTGAGCGCTACGGGCGATCCCGGCACGGCGATCGCGACGCTGGCCGATCTCTCGGAAATGCGCGTCGAGCTGGAGATTTCTGAGACGGAGATCTCCAAGATCAAAATGGGCGGCGTCGCGCTCGTTACGCCCGAGGCCATGCCGGAGCTTCGCTACCTGGCCGACGTGGTGGAGATCGGCGCCATGGCCGACCGCGACAAGTCGATCATTCCCGTCGAAGTGCGCCTGCGTGCGCCCGACGCGGCGCTCAAGCCCGACATGACGGCGAAGGTCTCGTTCCTGGTGTCCGAACCCGAGGGCGAGATCCGTCTGGCGCCGGTGGTGCCGAAGAGCGCGGTTCGAGGCGGCGCCGTCTTCGTGGTCGAAGACGGGCGCGCGGTAGCCAAAGCGCTGAAGCTCGCCCCGACGGGCGAGTATTTCGAAGTGCTCTCGGGCATCGAGGAAGGCGCGCTCATCATTAAGGAACCTCCCGCCGATCTGAGCGCGGGGGCGCGGGTGAGTGTCGGCGAAAAGTGA